The segment AGCGGGAGAGCCAGTCCTCGTACGCCTTACGGTCTTGCACCTCCCTGGCCTGAGTATAGGCGTGGTACACCAGGATGTATGCCGAAAGCACCGCCAAGGCCAGTCCCGTGAGGAACAGGGCCTGCCACAACGCCCGCTGGGCCTCGGGGTAACCCCACAGGTTCCAGAGCCGCCCAGAGAACACCAGGACCAAAGCTCCCAAAGCCAGGGCCTCGAGGACCACCAGCCCAAAAACCAAGAGGGCGTACAGCCTTTCACCGCGCCGCCACATGGCCCTCTAGCCTTTTCAACAGCTCCCCCGGACTAAAGGGCTTGGTGAGGTACACCTGAGCCCCTAAGGCCAGGGCTTCCAGGGCCTTCTGCTCCTGTTTTAGGCCCGATAGAACCAGCACAGGAGTGTCTTTTTTGAGCTCGTTCCTCAGCTGGCGGAGCAGGTCCATACCCGAGCCCCCGGGCAGGTTAAGGTCCAAGACGATGGCGTCCCATTCCCGCACCAAGGCCTCCTTGGCGGCGGCGTAGCTGGCCACCAGGGTGGCCTCGTGCCCCGCCCGGCGCAGGGCCAGCTCCAACACCTTGGCCACGGCGGGATCGTCCTCGACCACCAGGATCCGCACAACCACCCCCTCTCTTCCTGTAGGTTAAGGTGGCCCTGTGAAAATCCTGCGAAAGCTAAGGCCCCTGGGAAAGGGACCTCAGAAGGGCGGCCACCTCTGGATCGGGCTGAAGGCGTAGCTCCTCCTGCAAAAGCCCTTTGGCCTCCTCCCTTTTGCCCTGCTCCAACAACGCCTTGGCCAGGGTGAAGCGGGCAAGAGGGTTTTACCATCGGGACCCACCTAACCCAAGGCTTTGAAAACCCCGTGAAAGGCTAGGGGCGGGGGGCCATCACCACAAGGAGGAGGGCGGGACTGGCCGACTCGTTCCGCACCCCGTGGGCCTCCCCCGAGCGGGCCAAAGCCGCCATCCCCGGGACCAAAAGGGCCTCCTCCTCCCCGATGCGCACCACCACCTCACCCTCAAGAACGTAGTACACCTTATCGGAGCCCTCGTGGGCGTGCACCTTCTGGGCCTGGCCCGGAAGAAGGGCGTAAAGGTCAAAAAACATCTTATCCGAGGAAAAGACGGGGATTTTCGCCATCTTTTCCGGGTTGTACTGAACCAGACTCTTCAGGTCCTTGATCTCCATGCCCTCAAGTCTACTTGACGGGAACGAGGCGGCGCACTAGACTAACCTTTGCGCGCCGGGGAGTAGCGCAGCCTGGTAGCGCACACGCTTGGGGTGCGTGTGGTCGTCGGTTCAAATCCGGCCTCCCCGACCAAAACCCCCCGCCCACACGGGCGGGGTTTTGTTTTTGAGGCTCCCTCGGGGTCTACGAGGGGCGGCTTAGGCCCGGCCCACGGTGCCCATCAGCGCAAACTTCTCCCGGATCACCTGCTTGAGGTAGTCCCGGCCCCTGCCGATGATCTTGCGGGGGTCAAACTCCTTGGGGTTCCCCACCACCACCTCACGGATCCCCAGGGTCATGGCCAGGCGCAGATCGGTGTCGATGTTGATCTTGGCGATGCCATTGGGAATAGCCTTTTGGATGTCCTCGTCGTGGATGCCCGTGGCCTCCTTGAGCTCGGCCCCCGTGGCCAGGAGCTTTTCCTTAAGCCAGGTGGGAACCCCGCTGGCCCCGTGGAGTACCATGGGGATAGAAACCCGCTTGCTGATCTCCTCGAGGCGCTTATGGTCGATGTAAGGGCGCCCCTTGCCCTTGTAAGCCCCGTGGCTGGTGCCGATGGCGATGGCCAGGTAGTCAATGCCCGTTTCCGCCACGAAGCGCTCCGCCTCCTCGGGATCGGTGAGGAAGGCCTCGGCCTCGGACACTTGGATGTTGTCCTCAATACCCTGAAGCCGGCCCAGCTCCGCCTCCACGCTCACCCCGACCGCGTGGGCCGCCTCCACCACCTTCTTGGTTTCGGCCACGTTCTCCTCAAAGGGATGGTGGCTGGCATCGATCATCACGCTGGTGAAGCCCGCCCGCAGGGCTTGCATCACCATCTTGAAGTCGGCCCCATGGTCCAGGTGAAGGACCACGGGCACCCGGGTACGGCTGGCCATGTCCTTCACCAGGTTGGCCAGGTTCTCCATCCCAGCGTACTTCCTGGCCCCGTCGGAAACCTGGATGAAGACGGGGGCCCTTAGTTCGTCGGCCACCTCGAGGATGGCCTGGGTGATCTCCAGGTTGTTGGTGTTGAAGCTGGGAACCGCATAGCCTTCGCGCCGCGCCTTGTCCAAAACCTCCTTACCTATCGCCAAGGGCATAGAGCACCTCCTTTAGCTCCTTAAGGTTATCAGCCACGGGCCGTTGGTTGAAAAGGGCGCTTCCCGCCACGGCCACGTCCGCACCCGCCCGGTACACCTCGG is part of the Thermus caldilimi genome and harbors:
- a CDS encoding cupin domain-containing protein, with product MEIKDLKSLVQYNPEKMAKIPVFSSDKMFFDLYALLPGQAQKVHAHEGSDKVYYVLEGEVVVRIGEEEALLVPGMAALARSGEAHGVRNESASPALLLVVMAPRP
- a CDS encoding response regulator transcription factor — protein: MRILVVEDDPAVAKVLELALRRAGHEATLVASYAAAKEALVREWDAIVLDLNLPGGSGMDLLRQLRNELKKDTPVLVLSGLKQEQKALEALALGAQVYLTKPFSPGELLKRLEGHVAAR
- the fba gene encoding class II fructose-1,6-bisphosphate aldolase, whose product is MPLAIGKEVLDKARREGYAVPSFNTNNLEITQAILEVADELRAPVFIQVSDGARKYAGMENLANLVKDMASRTRVPVVLHLDHGADFKMVMQALRAGFTSVMIDASHHPFEENVAETKKVVEAAHAVGVSVEAELGRLQGIEDNIQVSEAEAFLTDPEEAERFVAETGIDYLAIAIGTSHGAYKGKGRPYIDHKRLEEISKRVSIPMVLHGASGVPTWLKEKLLATGAELKEATGIHDEDIQKAIPNGIAKINIDTDLRLAMTLGIREVVVGNPKEFDPRKIIGRGRDYLKQVIREKFALMGTVGRA